One window of the Longimicrobium sp. genome contains the following:
- a CDS encoding Uma2 family endonuclease has product MVDLAIRHRFTVDEFHRMGEAGILPEGDRLELINGEIVEMTPIGSSHAACVRDLDEWLQATLRGEAVVSAQQPLKVEYDGEPVPDVAVLRPRKDRYRQSHPTSADALLVIEVADSSVLFDRNVKSRMYARAGIPEYWVVDLPRSRVVVFLSPEGGEYAEQHEFGRGESWRSNGLGGREITVDLVLDGPGED; this is encoded by the coding sequence ATGGTCGATCTGGCGATCCGGCACCGCTTCACGGTGGACGAGTTCCACCGCATGGGCGAAGCGGGCATCCTCCCGGAAGGTGACCGGCTGGAGCTCATCAACGGGGAGATCGTGGAGATGACGCCGATCGGAAGCTCGCACGCGGCCTGTGTTCGCGACCTCGACGAGTGGCTCCAGGCGACATTGCGCGGTGAGGCAGTGGTTTCGGCGCAGCAGCCCCTGAAGGTGGAGTACGATGGCGAGCCGGTACCCGACGTAGCCGTGTTGCGGCCGCGGAAAGACCGTTATCGCCAGTCGCATCCCACCTCGGCCGACGCCCTGCTGGTCATCGAGGTCGCGGACTCGTCGGTGCTGTTCGACCGGAACGTGAAGAGCCGGATGTACGCCCGCGCCGGGATTCCCGAATACTGGGTGGTGGATCTGCCCCGGAGCCGCGTGGTCGTCTTCCTGTCCCCCGAGGGTGGGGAGTATGCCGAGCAGCACGAGTTCGGCCGTGGGGAGTCGTGGCGCTCCAATGGGCTCGGCGGCCGAGAGATCACGGTGGACCTCGTGCTGGACGGCCCCGGCGAGGATTGA
- a CDS encoding Uma2 family endonuclease gives MNRTLVAVRDALTFAQGTEESSMAVQFVQPHRFSADQYRRMTEIGVVPENGTELIDGVVVEGTRPFRFTSEDYFRLGREGILDEDDRVELVDGEIVDMSPIGPRHSKCVARLLKLLRAPLGNAELRVQDVLRVNEDLTYHPDAAVYRLRPDEYEDEQPGARDALLVAEVADSSLLYDRTVKMEHYAEAGVREYWLVDLKRDIVIVARSPVASQYTDVREYRRGDGWRSPEVLDGEIRGEDVLGPARG, from the coding sequence TTGAACCGCACGCTGGTGGCAGTTCGAGATGCACTGACGTTCGCGCAAGGAACCGAGGAGAGCTCCATGGCTGTTCAGTTCGTGCAGCCGCACAGGTTCAGCGCCGACCAGTACCGGCGCATGACGGAGATCGGCGTGGTTCCGGAAAACGGGACCGAGCTGATCGACGGGGTCGTGGTGGAGGGCACGCGCCCCTTCCGCTTCACCTCCGAGGATTACTTCCGGCTCGGGAGAGAAGGGATTCTCGATGAAGACGACCGCGTGGAACTCGTCGACGGAGAGATCGTCGACATGAGTCCGATCGGACCCCGACACTCCAAGTGCGTGGCGCGTCTGCTCAAGCTGCTGCGTGCTCCGCTCGGCAACGCGGAGCTTCGCGTGCAGGACGTGCTCCGCGTGAACGAGGATCTGACGTATCATCCGGACGCAGCGGTCTACCGCCTGCGGCCCGACGAGTACGAAGACGAGCAGCCCGGCGCGCGCGACGCGCTGCTCGTTGCGGAGGTTGCCGATTCGTCGCTGCTCTACGACCGCACCGTGAAGATGGAGCACTACGCGGAGGCAGGCGTCCGCGAGTACTGGCTGGTGGATCTCAAGCGCGACATCGTCATTGTCGCGCGCAGTCCGGTTGCCTCGCAGTACACCGACGTTCGCGAGTATCGGCGGGGCGACGGATGGCGATCACCGGAGGTGCTTGACGGAGAAATCCGCGGCGAGGACGTGCTGGGTCCCGCACGCGGGTGA